A genome region from Variovorax paradoxus includes the following:
- a CDS encoding NAD(P)(+) transhydrogenase (Re/Si-specific) subunit beta, translated as MSMNLVTLLYLVASVCFIQALKGLSHPTTSIRGNIFGMTGMAIAVLTTIALIHGLTRSLNVDFGTGIAWVLAAVVVGGGLGAFMANKVEMTKMPELVAFMHSMIGLAAVFIGVAAVAEPWAFGITAAPVAALIGAQTPDGAVILDGFVRYAIPYGNRLELFLGAAIGAITFSGSVIAFGKLSGKYKFRLFQGAPVQFKGQHMLNLVLGLLTIALGLLFVATESWAAFFAMLALAFVMGVLIIIPIGGADMPVVVSMLNSYSGWAAAGIGFSLNNAMLIVAGSLVGSSGAILSYIMCKAMNRSFFNVILGGFGGEAAAATGGAKEQRPVKSGSADDAAFVLGNAETVVIVPGYGLAVARAQHAVKELAQKLTDKGITVKYAIHPVAGRMPGHMNVLLAEAEVPYDQVFEMEDINGEFGQADVAIILGANDVVNPAAHTKGSPIYGMPILEAYKAKTVIVNKRSMAAGYAGLDNELFYMDKTMMVFGDAKKVVEDMGKAIE; from the coding sequence GTGAGCATGAACCTTGTCACGCTGCTGTACCTCGTTGCCAGCGTCTGCTTCATCCAGGCCTTGAAGGGCCTGAGCCATCCCACCACGTCGATCCGCGGCAACATCTTCGGCATGACCGGCATGGCGATCGCCGTGCTGACGACCATTGCGCTGATCCACGGGCTTACCCGTTCGCTGAACGTCGACTTCGGCACCGGCATCGCCTGGGTGCTGGCGGCCGTGGTGGTCGGCGGCGGCCTCGGCGCCTTCATGGCGAACAAGGTCGAGATGACCAAGATGCCCGAGCTGGTCGCCTTCATGCACAGCATGATCGGCCTGGCCGCGGTGTTCATCGGCGTGGCCGCGGTGGCCGAGCCCTGGGCGTTCGGCATCACGGCTGCGCCGGTGGCTGCGCTCATCGGCGCGCAGACGCCCGACGGCGCCGTCATCCTCGACGGCTTCGTGCGCTACGCCATTCCCTACGGCAACCGGCTCGAGCTGTTCCTCGGTGCGGCCATCGGTGCGATCACATTCAGCGGCTCGGTCATCGCCTTCGGCAAGCTCTCGGGCAAGTACAAGTTCCGCCTGTTCCAGGGCGCGCCGGTGCAGTTCAAGGGCCAGCACATGCTCAACCTCGTGCTGGGCCTGCTGACGATCGCGCTGGGCCTGCTGTTCGTGGCCACCGAAAGCTGGGCCGCGTTCTTCGCGATGCTGGCGCTGGCCTTTGTCATGGGCGTGCTCATCATCATCCCGATCGGCGGCGCGGACATGCCGGTGGTGGTGTCGATGCTCAACAGCTACTCGGGCTGGGCGGCGGCGGGCATCGGCTTCAGCCTGAACAACGCGATGTTGATCGTGGCCGGCTCGCTGGTGGGTTCCTCGGGCGCCATCCTGAGCTACATCATGTGCAAGGCCATGAACCGCTCGTTCTTCAACGTGATCCTGGGCGGCTTCGGCGGCGAGGCTGCGGCGGCCACGGGTGGCGCGAAGGAGCAGCGGCCGGTGAAGTCCGGCAGCGCCGACGACGCGGCCTTCGTGCTCGGCAATGCCGAGACGGTGGTGATCGTGCCGGGCTACGGCCTGGCCGTGGCCCGCGCGCAGCATGCGGTGAAGGAGCTCGCACAGAAGCTCACCGACAAGGGCATCACCGTCAAGTACGCGATCCACCCGGTGGCGGGCCGCATGCCCGGCCACATGAACGTGCTGCTGGCCGAGGCCGAGGTGCCTTACGACCAGGTGTTCGAGATGGAGGACATCAACGGCGAGTTCGGACAGGCCGACGTGGCGATCATCCTTGGCGCCAACGACGTGGTGAACCCCGCCGCGCACACCAAGGGCAGCCCGATCTACGGCATGCCGATCCTCGAGGCCTACAAGGCCAAGACCGTCATCGTGAACAAGCGCTCGATGGCCGCCGGATACGCGGGCCTGGACAACGAGCTGTTCTACATGGACAAGACCATGATGGTCTTTGGCGATGCTAAAAAAGTAGTGGAAGATATGGGCAAGGCCATCGAATAG
- a CDS encoding long-chain-fatty-acid--CoA ligase, translating to MTDRPWLSSYPQGVPADIDASHYPSLVALMEESFRKYADRTAYSFMGKDISYGETDRQSKAFAAYLQGLGLVKGDRVAAMMPNCPQYPIAVAGILRAGLILVNVNPLYTPRELEHQLKDSGAKAIVIMENFGTTLQQCIASTPIKHIVLASMGDRLGFLKGALVNYVVRNVKKLVPHFSLPGTVRFNEALDKGAGGTVKPVAIGPDDVAVLQYTGGTTGVSKGAVLLHRNVIANVLQSEAWNEPAMKKVPAGEQPTSVCALPLYHIFAFTVGMMLNMRTGGKLILIPNPRDIPGVLKELSKHTIHSFPAVNTLFNGLANHPDFNTVNWKNLKISVGGGMAVQAAVAKLWLEKTGCSICEGYGLSETSPSTTCNPTNSTEYTGTIGLPLPGTWLKLLDDEGNEVPTGERGEIAIKGPQVMAGYWQRPDETAKVMTPDGYFKSGDIGVVDERGYFKVVDRKKDMILVSGFNVYPNEIEDVVALIPGVLECAAVGVPDEKTGEAVKLVIVKKDPALTEAQVREYCRSNLTGYKQPRIVEFRSDMPKTPVGKILRRELRDSKK from the coding sequence ATGACCGACCGCCCCTGGCTCAGCAGCTACCCGCAAGGCGTGCCCGCCGACATCGATGCCTCGCACTATCCATCGCTGGTCGCGCTCATGGAGGAGAGCTTCAGGAAGTACGCCGACCGCACGGCCTACAGCTTCATGGGCAAGGACATCAGCTACGGCGAGACCGACAGGCAGAGCAAGGCCTTCGCGGCCTACCTGCAGGGACTGGGCCTCGTGAAGGGCGACCGCGTCGCGGCGATGATGCCCAACTGCCCGCAGTACCCGATCGCGGTGGCGGGCATCCTGCGTGCGGGCCTGATCCTGGTCAACGTGAACCCGCTGTACACGCCGCGCGAGCTCGAGCACCAGCTCAAGGACTCGGGTGCCAAGGCCATCGTCATCATGGAAAACTTCGGCACCACGCTGCAGCAGTGCATCGCGTCCACGCCGATCAAGCACATCGTGCTGGCGTCCATGGGCGACCGCCTCGGCTTCCTCAAGGGGGCGCTCGTCAACTACGTGGTGCGCAACGTCAAGAAGCTCGTGCCGCACTTCAGCCTGCCGGGCACCGTGCGCTTCAACGAAGCCCTCGACAAGGGCGCCGGCGGCACCGTCAAACCCGTGGCTATCGGGCCCGACGACGTGGCCGTGCTGCAGTACACGGGCGGCACCACCGGCGTGTCGAAGGGTGCGGTGCTGCTGCATCGCAACGTGATCGCCAATGTGCTGCAGTCCGAGGCCTGGAACGAGCCCGCCATGAAGAAGGTGCCGGCCGGCGAGCAGCCCACGAGCGTGTGTGCGCTGCCGCTGTATCACATCTTCGCGTTCACGGTCGGCATGATGCTGAACATGCGCACGGGCGGCAAGCTGATCCTGATCCCGAATCCGCGCGACATTCCCGGCGTGCTGAAGGAGCTGTCGAAGCACACCATCCACAGCTTCCCCGCGGTCAACACGCTGTTCAACGGACTGGCGAACCACCCCGACTTCAACACCGTCAACTGGAAGAACCTCAAGATCTCGGTGGGCGGCGGCATGGCCGTGCAGGCCGCGGTTGCCAAGCTGTGGCTCGAGAAGACGGGCTGCTCGATCTGCGAGGGCTACGGCCTGTCTGAGACCTCGCCGTCGACCACCTGCAACCCGACCAACAGCACCGAGTACACCGGCACCATCGGCCTGCCGCTGCCGGGCACCTGGCTCAAGCTGCTCGACGACGAAGGCAACGAAGTGCCCACGGGCGAGCGCGGCGAGATCGCCATCAAGGGTCCGCAGGTGATGGCCGGCTACTGGCAGCGGCCCGACGAGACCGCCAAGGTCATGACGCCCGACGGCTACTTCAAGAGCGGCGACATCGGCGTGGTCGACGAGCGCGGCTACTTCAAGGTGGTCGACCGCAAGAAGGACATGATCCTGGTCTCGGGCTTCAACGTGTACCCGAACGAGATCGAGGACGTGGTCGCACTCATTCCGGGCGTGCTCGAATGCGCGGCCGTGGGCGTGCCCGACGAGAAGACCGGCGAGGCCGTGAAGCTCGTGATCGTCAAGAAGGACCCCGCGCTCACCGAGGCGCAGGTGCGCGAATACTGCCGATCGAACCTTACGGGTTACAAGCAGCCGCGAATCGTAGAGTTTCGTAGCGACATGCCGAAGACGCCGGTCGGCAAGATCCTTCGCCGCGAGTTGCGCGACTCGAAAAAGTAA
- a CDS encoding ABC transporter permease subunit, whose translation MFRFILTRVSLLVPTFIGMTLLAFFLIRLVPGDPIETMAGERGIDPARHAELRAAYGFDKPVIVQYGIYIGRVLHGDLGKSLITQDTVIGEFLALFPATVELAVCAILFALLLGLPAGILAAVRRNSIFDHGVMATSLTGYSMPIFWWGLLLILFFSVQLGWTPVSGRIAVQYFVEPETGFLLVDALRAGDTDAFWSALHHLILPAVVLGTVPLAVIARMTRSAMLEVLGEDYIRTARAKGLSRFRVVGLHALRNALIPVVTVIGLQVGVLFTGAILTETIFSWPGVGKWLIEAIGRRDYPVLQGGMLLLGGIVMLVNLLVDVAYGVINPRIRR comes from the coding sequence ATGTTTCGATTCATCCTGACCCGCGTGAGCCTGCTGGTGCCGACCTTCATCGGCATGACGCTGCTCGCCTTCTTCCTCATCCGGCTGGTGCCGGGCGACCCGATCGAGACGATGGCCGGCGAGCGCGGCATCGATCCTGCGCGGCATGCCGAACTGCGCGCCGCCTATGGCTTCGACAAGCCGGTGATCGTGCAGTACGGCATCTACATCGGCCGCGTGCTGCACGGCGACCTCGGCAAGTCGCTGATCACGCAGGACACCGTGATCGGCGAGTTCCTCGCGCTGTTTCCGGCCACGGTCGAGCTCGCCGTGTGCGCCATTCTTTTCGCGCTGCTGCTGGGGCTGCCCGCCGGCATCCTGGCGGCGGTGCGGCGCAACTCCATCTTCGACCACGGCGTGATGGCGACGTCGCTGACCGGCTACTCGATGCCGATCTTCTGGTGGGGGCTGCTGCTGATTCTTTTCTTCTCGGTGCAGCTCGGCTGGACGCCGGTGTCGGGCCGCATCGCGGTGCAGTACTTCGTCGAGCCCGAAACCGGCTTCCTGCTCGTCGATGCGCTGCGCGCCGGCGACACGGACGCCTTCTGGTCGGCGCTGCACCACCTGATCCTTCCGGCCGTCGTGCTCGGCACGGTGCCGCTCGCGGTGATCGCGCGGATGACGCGCTCGGCCATGCTCGAGGTGCTGGGCGAGGACTACATCCGCACTGCGCGCGCCAAGGGCCTCTCGCGCTTCCGGGTGGTGGGGCTGCATGCGCTGCGCAACGCGCTGATCCCGGTGGTCACCGTCATCGGACTGCAGGTGGGCGTGCTGTTCACGGGCGCGATCCTCACCGAGACCATCTTCTCGTGGCCGGGTGTGGGCAAGTGGCTCATCGAGGCCATCGGCCGTCGCGACTATCCGGTGCTGCAGGGCGGCATGCTGCTTCTGGGCGGCATCGTGATGTTGGTCAACCTGCTGGTCGATGTGGCCTACGGCGTCATCAACCCGCGAATCCGGCGCTGA
- a CDS encoding ABC transporter permease subunit, with product MATSPSIVSSAKTAAPPGPWREFWTAFSANRGAVIGLAVIVALLLVALFAPWLAPHAPNETNSAAFLKPPAWQEGGSMSYLLGTDAIGRDILSRLMHGARLSLSIGVAVVALSVAVGVVLGLIAGFFRGVLEIAIMRMMDIVLTLPSLLLAIVIVAILGPGLVNAMLAVAIVVLPHYVRITRAAVIAEVSRDYVTAARVSGAGTLRLMFREVLPNCAAPLIVQASLGISTAILDAAALGFLGLGAQPPSPEWGTMLADAREFVLRAWWVVTFPGLAILAAVLAFNLLGDGLRDALDPKLKR from the coding sequence ATGGCGACCTCTCCCAGCATCGTTTCCAGCGCGAAGACCGCCGCGCCGCCCGGCCCGTGGCGCGAGTTCTGGACCGCGTTCTCCGCCAACCGCGGCGCGGTCATCGGGCTGGCCGTCATCGTGGCACTGCTGCTCGTCGCGCTGTTCGCGCCATGGCTCGCACCGCACGCGCCCAACGAGACGAACAGCGCCGCGTTCCTGAAGCCACCGGCATGGCAGGAGGGCGGCTCCATGAGCTACCTGCTGGGCACCGATGCGATCGGGCGCGACATCCTGTCGCGGCTGATGCATGGCGCGCGGCTGTCGCTGTCGATCGGCGTCGCGGTGGTGGCGCTGTCGGTGGCCGTCGGCGTGGTGCTGGGGCTGATCGCGGGCTTCTTTCGCGGCGTGCTCGAGATCGCGATCATGCGCATGATGGACATCGTGCTCACGCTGCCCAGCCTGCTTCTGGCCATCGTGATCGTCGCGATCCTCGGGCCGGGGCTCGTGAACGCGATGCTGGCCGTGGCCATCGTGGTGCTGCCGCACTACGTGCGCATCACGCGTGCCGCCGTCATCGCCGAGGTCTCTCGCGACTACGTCACCGCCGCGCGCGTGAGCGGCGCCGGCACGCTGCGCCTGATGTTCCGCGAGGTGCTGCCCAACTGTGCCGCGCCGCTGATCGTGCAGGCCTCGCTCGGCATCTCGACGGCCATCCTCGACGCCGCGGCGCTCGGCTTCCTCGGCCTCGGCGCGCAGCCGCCTTCGCCCGAATGGGGGACCATGCTGGCCGACGCGCGCGAGTTCGTGCTGCGCGCCTGGTGGGTCGTGACATTCCCCGGGCTGGCGATCCTTGCCGCAGTGCTGGCTTTCAACCTGCTGGGCGACGGGCTGCGCGACGCACTTGACCCCAAGCTCAAAAGATGA
- a CDS encoding ABC transporter ATP-binding protein — translation MSLLDIKDLHVEFPTQGGVLHAVDGVSLSLEEGEVLGIVGESGSGKSVTMMALMGLVGFPGRVRADHMRFAGKELLGISDKARRALVGKEVAMIFQEPTTSLNPCFTIGFQLMETLRLHLKLDKREAKRRATELLEQVGIPAASSRLGSYPHQLSGGMNQRVMIAMAIACNPRLLIADEPTTALDVTIQAQILDLLRDLQKERGMALVLITHNMGVVSEMAQRIAVMYAGQVMEHQRVDRLFASPQHPYTEALLAALPERAAPEGRLATISGVVPGVHDRPAGCLFAPRCGYVTERACQVRPALREWQGAQVRCHYPLGDADRMAAIAQDPPRRQAAEVLP, via the coding sequence ATGAGTCTTCTGGACATCAAGGACCTGCACGTCGAATTCCCCACGCAGGGCGGCGTGCTCCATGCGGTCGATGGGGTGAGTCTCTCGCTAGAGGAGGGCGAGGTGCTCGGCATCGTCGGCGAGTCGGGCTCGGGCAAGAGCGTGACGATGATGGCGCTCATGGGCCTCGTCGGCTTTCCCGGCCGCGTGCGCGCCGACCACATGCGCTTTGCCGGCAAGGAATTGCTCGGCATCTCCGACAAGGCCCGCCGTGCGCTGGTCGGCAAGGAGGTCGCGATGATCTTCCAGGAGCCGACCACCAGCCTCAACCCCTGCTTCACCATCGGCTTCCAGCTGATGGAGACGCTGCGGCTGCACCTCAAGCTCGACAAGCGCGAGGCGAAGCGGCGCGCGACCGAATTGCTCGAGCAGGTCGGCATTCCGGCTGCGTCGTCGCGCCTGGGCAGCTACCCGCACCAGCTCTCCGGCGGCATGAACCAGCGCGTGATGATCGCGATGGCCATCGCCTGCAATCCGCGCCTGCTGATCGCCGACGAACCGACCACCGCGCTCGACGTGACCATCCAGGCGCAGATCCTCGACCTGCTGCGCGACCTCCAGAAGGAGCGCGGCATGGCGCTCGTGCTCATCACGCACAACATGGGTGTGGTGAGCGAGATGGCGCAGCGCATCGCGGTGATGTACGCGGGCCAGGTGATGGAGCACCAGCGTGTCGACCGGCTCTTCGCGTCGCCGCAGCATCCGTACACCGAAGCGCTGCTGGCGGCGCTGCCCGAGCGGGCCGCGCCCGAAGGGCGCCTGGCCACCATCAGCGGCGTGGTCCCGGGCGTGCACGACCGGCCGGCAGGCTGCCTGTTCGCACCGCGCTGCGGCTACGTCACCGAGCGCGCCTGCCAGGTGCGGCCGGCGCTGCGCGAATGGCAGGGTGCGCAGGTGCGCTGCCACTACCCATTGGGCGACGCGGATCGCATGGCGGCCATCGCACAGGACCCGCCGAGGCGGCAGGCGGCGGAGGTGTTGCCATGA
- a CDS encoding dipeptide ABC transporter ATP-binding protein has protein sequence MSIAAGGAPADVVVEATKLQRTYDIRRGMFRAPAHLRAVGDISFRVERGRTLAVVGESGCGKSTLARMVALIEKPTAGQLRLVGADAVDPPAERRRELRQAVQLVFQNPYGSLNPRKKISTVLEDPLAINTALGKAERAARAREMLARVGLRPEYANRYPHMFSGGQRQRIAIARALMLQPRLLVADEPVSALDVSIQAQVLNLLADLQAELGLAYLFISHDLGVVRHIAHDVLVMYLGHAVEQGPKSRIFARPLHPYTQALLASTPGLSSQRIVLKGELPSPLSPPAGCVFSTRCPHVAQRCRDERPLPRVLDERQVACHFAEQFLDGAPAVRADVPMAAVSTAAHS, from the coding sequence ATGAGCATCGCGGCAGGCGGCGCACCGGCCGACGTGGTGGTCGAGGCGACGAAGCTGCAGCGCACGTACGACATCCGCCGCGGGATGTTCCGCGCGCCGGCGCATCTGCGGGCGGTCGGCGACATCTCGTTTCGCGTCGAGCGCGGCCGCACGCTGGCGGTGGTCGGCGAGTCGGGCTGCGGCAAATCGACGCTGGCGCGCATGGTCGCGCTGATCGAGAAGCCCACGGCGGGCCAGCTGAGGCTGGTCGGGGCCGATGCGGTCGATCCGCCCGCCGAGCGCAGGCGCGAACTGCGACAGGCCGTGCAGCTGGTGTTCCAGAACCCCTACGGCTCGCTCAACCCGCGCAAGAAGATCTCGACCGTGCTCGAGGACCCGCTGGCCATCAACACCGCGCTGGGCAAGGCGGAGCGCGCGGCCAGGGCGCGCGAGATGCTCGCGCGCGTGGGCCTGCGCCCCGAGTACGCCAACCGCTATCCGCACATGTTCTCGGGCGGCCAGCGCCAGCGCATCGCCATCGCGCGCGCACTCATGCTGCAGCCGCGCCTCCTGGTGGCCGACGAGCCGGTGTCGGCGCTCGACGTGTCGATCCAGGCGCAGGTGCTGAACCTGCTGGCCGACCTGCAGGCCGAGCTGGGCCTGGCCTACCTCTTCATCTCGCACGACCTCGGCGTGGTGCGCCACATCGCGCACGACGTGCTCGTGATGTACCTCGGCCACGCGGTGGAGCAGGGGCCGAAGTCGCGCATCTTCGCGCGGCCGCTGCATCCGTACACCCAGGCGCTGCTGGCTTCGACGCCGGGGCTCAGCAGCCAGCGCATCGTGCTCAAGGGCGAGCTGCCGTCGCCGTTGAGCCCGCCCGCGGGCTGCGTGTTCAGCACCCGGTGCCCGCATGTGGCGCAGCGCTGCCGCGACGAGCGCCCGCTGCCGCGCGTGCTCGACGAGCGGCAGGTGGCCTGCCATTTCGCCGAGCAGTTTCTCGACGGTGCGCCGGCGGTGCGCGCCGACGTGCCGATGGCCGCCGTCTCGACGGCGGCGCATTCCTAG
- a CDS encoding ABC transporter substrate-binding protein, with amino-acid sequence MTTQSTVSRRSRKLALLAPTALAALTLACGAVSAKTLVYCSEGSPENFYPGMNTTGTSFDVTTQVYNTIVEFERGGTKVVPGLAEKWDISADGTVYTFHLRKGVKWHSTSKSFKPTRDFNADDFIFMLERQWKESDPFFKVTSQNHSYFNDMGMPKLLKTVDRIDDYTVKIVLNQPEAPFLANLAMQYAGIQSKEYAIAMLKAGTPEKVDQDPIGTGPFYLVQYQKDAIIRFKAFPQYWGGKAKIDDLVFAITPDASVRWAKLQKGECHVMPYPNPADLDAIRKDPNVQVLEQPGLNVGYLSFNTTKKPFDDVRVRKAVSMAINKKAIIDGVYLSTGVAAKNPIPPSMWSYNDAVKDDPYDPEAAKKLLAQAGFPDGFTTDLWAMPVQRPYNPNAKRIAELMQADLAKINVKAEIKSFEWGEYRKRLQAGEHQMGMMGWTGDNGDPDNFLYTLLGCASAKSASGSNVSKFCYQPYEDLVVKAKSTTKQADRDALYKKAQVIFKEQAPWFTIAHAVQLKPVRKEVVDFKLSPFGRHTFYGVDMK; translated from the coding sequence ATGACGACCCAGTCCACCGTTTCGCGCCGCTCACGAAAGCTGGCGCTCCTGGCACCGACAGCGCTGGCGGCCCTGACCCTGGCCTGCGGCGCCGTGTCCGCCAAGACGCTGGTGTATTGCTCCGAAGGCAGTCCCGAGAATTTCTATCCGGGCATGAACACCACCGGCACCTCGTTCGACGTGACCACGCAGGTCTACAACACCATCGTCGAGTTCGAGCGCGGCGGCACCAAGGTCGTGCCGGGCCTTGCAGAGAAGTGGGACATCTCGGCCGACGGCACGGTCTACACCTTCCACCTGCGCAAGGGAGTGAAGTGGCACAGCACCAGCAAGAGCTTCAAGCCGACGCGCGACTTCAATGCCGACGACTTCATCTTCATGCTCGAGCGCCAGTGGAAGGAGAGCGATCCCTTCTTCAAGGTCACGAGCCAGAACCACTCGTACTTCAACGACATGGGCATGCCCAAGCTGCTGAAGACGGTGGACCGCATCGACGACTACACCGTGAAGATCGTGCTCAACCAGCCCGAGGCGCCGTTCCTCGCGAACCTGGCGATGCAGTACGCGGGCATCCAGTCGAAGGAATACGCCATTGCGATGCTGAAGGCCGGCACGCCTGAGAAGGTCGACCAGGACCCGATCGGCACCGGGCCGTTCTACCTCGTGCAGTACCAGAAGGACGCGATCATCCGCTTCAAGGCCTTCCCGCAGTACTGGGGCGGCAAGGCGAAGATCGACGACCTCGTGTTCGCCATCACGCCCGACGCATCGGTGCGCTGGGCCAAGCTGCAGAAGGGCGAGTGCCACGTCATGCCGTACCCGAACCCGGCCGACCTGGACGCGATCCGCAAGGACCCGAACGTGCAGGTGCTCGAGCAGCCCGGGCTGAACGTGGGCTACCTGTCGTTCAACACGACGAAGAAGCCGTTCGACGACGTGCGCGTGCGCAAGGCCGTCAGCATGGCGATCAACAAGAAGGCCATCATCGATGGCGTGTACCTGTCGACCGGTGTCGCCGCGAAGAACCCGATCCCGCCGAGCATGTGGTCCTACAACGACGCGGTCAAGGACGACCCGTACGATCCCGAAGCCGCGAAGAAGCTGCTGGCGCAGGCCGGCTTCCCCGATGGCTTCACGACCGATCTCTGGGCCATGCCGGTGCAGCGCCCGTACAACCCGAACGCCAAGCGCATTGCCGAGCTGATGCAGGCCGACCTCGCCAAGATCAACGTGAAGGCCGAGATCAAGAGCTTCGAATGGGGCGAGTACCGCAAGCGCCTGCAGGCCGGCGAGCACCAGATGGGCATGATGGGCTGGACCGGCGACAACGGCGACCCGGACAACTTTCTCTACACGCTGCTGGGCTGCGCCTCCGCCAAGTCGGCGAGCGGCAGCAACGTGTCCAAGTTCTGCTACCAGCCGTACGAAGACCTCGTGGTGAAGGCCAAGAGCACCACCAAGCAGGCCGACCGCGACGCGCTCTACAAGAAGGCGCAGGTCATCTTCAAGGAGCAGGCGCCATGGTTCACCATCGCGCACGCAGTGCAGCTGAAGCCGGTGCGCAAGGAAGTGGTCGACTTCAAGCTGAGCCCCTTCGGCCGCCACACCTTCTACGGCGTGGATATGAAGTAA
- a CDS encoding 5'-methylthioadenosine/adenosylhomocysteine nucleosidase, with the protein MHEELGALLALMPDEQRVRAAGRDFWVGHLHGRPVVAVLSRIGKVAAAVTATVLLERFGARAIVFTGVAGGLAPGVNVGDVVVATELLQHDMDASPIFPKYEVPLMGLSRFAADAAMGDALAAVARETLRDPVALVGQEAVDEFGLNSPKVHRGLLVSGDRFVSTTAESAALQHALPDALAVEMEGASVAQVCHDYGAPFTAMRTISDRADDAAHGDFSRFVVAVASRYSLALIDAWLASLPAELS; encoded by the coding sequence ATGCACGAGGAACTGGGGGCGCTGCTTGCGTTGATGCCCGACGAGCAGCGCGTGCGCGCGGCGGGGCGCGACTTCTGGGTGGGCCATCTGCACGGCCGGCCGGTGGTTGCGGTGCTGTCGCGCATCGGCAAGGTCGCGGCAGCAGTCACGGCGACGGTGCTGCTGGAGCGCTTCGGTGCGCGGGCCATCGTGTTCACCGGGGTCGCAGGCGGCCTGGCGCCGGGCGTGAACGTGGGCGACGTGGTGGTGGCCACCGAACTGCTGCAGCACGACATGGACGCCTCGCCAATCTTTCCGAAGTACGAAGTGCCGCTGATGGGCCTGTCGCGTTTTGCTGCCGACGCCGCCATGGGCGATGCGCTGGCGGCTGTGGCGCGGGAGACGCTGCGCGACCCGGTCGCCCTGGTGGGGCAGGAGGCCGTCGACGAGTTCGGCCTGAATTCGCCGAAGGTGCATCGCGGCCTGCTGGTGAGCGGCGACAGGTTCGTCTCGACCACCGCGGAGAGCGCGGCGCTGCAGCACGCGCTGCCCGATGCGCTCGCGGTCGAGATGGAGGGCGCCTCGGTGGCGCAGGTGTGCCACGACTATGGCGCGCCCTTCACGGCCATGCGCACGATTTCCGATCGCGCCGACGATGCCGCACACGGCGACTTCTCCCGCTTCGTCGTGGCGGTGGCGAGCCGCTACAGCCTCGCGCTCATCGATGCGTGGCTGGCTTCGCTGCCGGCCGAACTCAGCTGA
- a CDS encoding YoaK family protein, protein MRRLRFLTNRHRAPSTNTALGLLLAFNAGAVNAGGFLVLHMYTSHMTGFASQLADGMVLGNLKLLLNALGAILAFLTGAAVCAVLVNWGRQHRMHGVYALPLMLEAALMFPFGLMGAITLTWATPFAVPLTVLLLSFIMGLQNAVASKTSRGSIRTTHMTGNITDMGIEIGKMLYWNGRSKSAPAHAVPVRHDRSRMRRAGGLVGMFVLGGAMGALGFKYVGFVCVVPLAALLLALSVPPLLRDIPRRRTPSLS, encoded by the coding sequence GTGCGCAGACTTCGCTTCCTCACAAACCGCCATCGCGCACCGTCGACCAACACGGCGCTGGGCCTGCTGCTGGCCTTCAACGCCGGCGCGGTCAACGCAGGCGGGTTCCTCGTGCTGCACATGTACACCTCGCACATGACCGGGTTCGCCTCACAGCTGGCGGACGGCATGGTGCTGGGCAACCTCAAGCTGCTGCTGAACGCGCTGGGCGCGATCCTGGCCTTCCTGACCGGCGCCGCCGTGTGCGCGGTACTCGTGAACTGGGGCCGCCAGCACCGCATGCACGGCGTGTACGCCCTGCCATTGATGCTCGAGGCCGCGCTGATGTTTCCTTTCGGGCTCATGGGCGCCATCACGCTGACCTGGGCCACGCCCTTCGCGGTTCCGCTCACCGTACTGCTGCTGTCCTTCATCATGGGACTGCAGAACGCGGTGGCGTCGAAGACCTCGCGCGGCAGCATCCGCACCACCCACATGACCGGCAACATCACCGACATGGGCATCGAGATCGGCAAGATGCTCTACTGGAACGGTCGTTCGAAGTCGGCACCGGCGCACGCGGTGCCGGTGCGGCACGACCGCAGCCGCATGCGCCGCGCCGGCGGGCTGGTCGGCATGTTCGTGCTCGGTGGCGCGATGGGTGCGCTGGGCTTCAAGTACGTGGGCTTCGTCTGCGTGGTGCCGCTGGCGGCGCTGCTGCTGGCGCTGTCGGTCCCGCCGCTGCTTCGCGACATTCCGCGCCGCCGCACGCCTTCGCTCAGCTGA